Within Vicia villosa cultivar HV-30 ecotype Madison, WI linkage group LG1, Vvil1.0, whole genome shotgun sequence, the genomic segment cttgatcaaatggtgaatgatacttcaatatgaggattttgacaaaaatcaggagttttgactttgctttgaccacagttgactttttaggtcaaccagtcgactgttgactttctgaaccttTGAGTGACCAGAgatttgagataggccttgatacctgtcatggaggtagtgtgaGATATTTTGGGCCATATGAGATGCAGTGGAGCCATTGaatcactgattttcctttgaataagtcaaaccctagtttcagagccttttataggagagtgtgtctaggagcttcatgtattgatttgaatttgtataagagaaatagtatgggcaaattttggggtatgacaaataccaaatggcataacagaatattcataatgtccatacctcgttcggaatgctGTCTTCggaatatcttccgccttcacacaaatttggtgatatccagacctcagatcaatcttgctaaacacacaagcaccaaccagctgatccatcaaatcattaaTCCTTGGAaaagggtatcgattcttgattgtcaccttgttcaattgtctataatcaaccCATAGCCttattgaaccttctttcttcttaaccaacagcaccggtgcaccccacggcgacacactaggacgaacaaacttcttttccaacaattcctcgaattgtttcttcaattcagccaattccgatggcgacatgcgatacggtgccatcgacgcaggactagttccaggaatcaattctatagcgaactccacttctctttcaggtggcaactcactaacatcttctggaaatactttcggatactcattcactactcgtAGCTCATCAATTTTAGCACCCCTCTTCACTTCCAttgaagagcacaacataaataccactgctccatcattgacagccAAATTCATTTGTTTGGccgacatagtcaaatcctcaacactaacctcttcaggaaagataaccgtcttcgtaaaataattgatatgaactcgattaaattgcaaccagttcatccccaaaatgacgtcaagttgttcgagaggaaggcacactaagtccattccaaactttctaccaaagatatcaataggacagttcaaacaagtagaagaagtagttactgaacccagcacaggagtgtcaataaccatacttccatgaataacagatatttctaatcccaatcgtttagcacaatccaatgaaatgaacaaATGAGTCgttccagtatcaataattgcaactaaaggtgtgtcatggtgaaacacgtacctttaatgagacgatcttccggagtagtctctgacccagacaaagcaaagaccttcccaccagtctgatccttcttcggtttagtgcagtgtggactgatgtgaccctcttcgccgaaattgtagcaagtcacgatcTTCATCCTACAACCAGACGCAAGATGACCCGCCTTCCCACATTTGAAGCATTTCTTccctccactcttgcactcattccttctatgtccagtctcaccacagttgtagcacctaacgggagcaccagaatctcccccactaggcctcttccaatccccagctctaggatttcctctaccatatgacttacctctatccataggcttcttaccttttttgtcaaccaactcgctagagtgagatgacttcaactTAAGATTACCCTCTTCGATgatcctgctacagtccaccaaatcgacaaatcgccgaattctctggtacctgattccttgcttgatctcatcacgaaggccattctcaaacttgatgcactttgagaattcactagcctcgtcattgttgtagtgaacatagtacttcgccaactcaacaaattttgAAGTATACTctagtaccgtcatattaccctgagtcagctccaaaaattcaatttctttcctacctcgaacgtcttcaggaaaatacctcctcagaaactctctcttaaacacagcccaggaaatagctacaccatcagcatccagttcagtCCTAGTAGCCATccatcagtcatcagcctcttcggacaacatatgagtaccatacctcactttcaggttctcagcacaatcgatgactctaaaaatcctctcgatctccttaagccacttctgagcaccttcaggatcatgcgtacccttgaacaacggaggattgttcctctggaaattCCCCAATtttctgtcagcaccaatcccatCTCCATTtacattccctcccagcacaccagcaatcatgcccaaagcctcagcgatagcatcgtcgtttcttccacctcttccagccattctTCTGCTAATCCACAAAATGATTCCATTAGAACCAAAAGTATCGATAGTGATAACTCGCACTCGTCGCATACAAAGGGagagactgacactaagactctggtcacaacgaccgactatgctctgataccactattgtaacacccttctaaatcctgcggcaatttaaataaatatatcagagtaaaaacataaacacaagggtgccataattatttaaaataaataaaccaatcatggtcaagtcatgcttcattaggaaacgatttaccaaaacacaatcatgtttatcacagcggaataagaaacattgtCAATATAACCAAATGGGAATATAATTcatcaccaaataaaatagagtagtctcataaaactctataactatcgtcccatagtgttacaagatcagagcatgactaaCACggcccaacataaacggataaactctacgagtcatccacaccgagcactaatgccgttactcctcaatctgaaaatgacaacatgtaagggtgagtctcattctcaattagtaaatattatgcaattcataagtaacaagcatcataatataccattcaaccaattatacatattcagattcacatctattattcatcaattcacataataatagattacaacacataacacatAAATCCATACAACCATGTTATgagaaaatgcatatgacacgactgacactatgcacgtggtaccaataaaccgtggaatcaatccacctaaccaatctacgcctcatcgagatacggcccaccgacacaatttccgcacaatgggaaatatgtccaccaacgatccaaacatcaccgggatccatcatcaaatgcatatgaatgaatgaaacacacataacaatatacttaaaaacatcactgaatcacgatgaacaactcatcacCGAATTGGTTAGCGAGACAACGACTGTTGTGCGATACAAGAGGCAGAGGAGAGGCCCGGGGTGAGGACTAGGCATACACAGTAGGCTTTGCCTTTTTTTATTCtagaatatttttataattttctgaACAACATTTTGTGCTTATTGTTTATTATCGTCTGATATTGCTTATTATCGTTTATGGTTATTATCGTTTAACATTTTTATCCTGTTCGCGTTTTTATTACCGTTTTAATCAATCTAATTCCGTATCAAAACTTAACTTTGATGAAtttctataataaaaaaacattgtCAGGGGTTATTTCGAAGATGGATCTCTGAAACACATTTCAAATGTATAAAtggtgctttcggagatgcatctccaaaaataaGTATTTGGTGGTACGTTTCGAGAAACATCTCCGAAAGACATTTTAGGAGTTTCGGGAGTGTTTTTCATCCCTAGAAAGTGGAAAAGAAATTCCCATTACATTCTTGTTACTGTTTTCATTTATGTGAATTTCTTTAAAAGACTTAGGCCATTAACTTATTTAAATTCTTTTAAGAGACCTTAGATTCATCAAATTTAGATTAACTAGATTGTGGCCCGCGCGATgcgcgtatatatatatatatatatatatatatatatatatatatatatatatatatatatatatatatatatatatatatatatatatatatatatatatatatatattatattatatatatataatataatatctatttatatatatatacaaattataatatctatttatatattataatatctatttatatattatataatatctatttatatatatatacaaattatgtactataattaataaataacaatttaataatattttttattaaaaataaaattatctaaAATCTCATATATTTTAGttgttaatatattataatattaaaatacaaatatttatatttagttGATATTATATAAagtcaaaatataaaaatttatattatatctATTTATAATGGGAGTTGACAATTTATATAAATCTCTTCTcataatcaatttttattttttttataagtttatgTTGTATTTTACATGGTTGGTGAATCACAACTATACAtatgtgatatttaataaaagtaAAATACTACAAAAAAATGTAACGACtatcattaaatttaaaataatgcatatcaattaaactcattaagtttaaaataatgcATATCAATTAAATTCAGTTTGAAATATATATTCCCTCCGTCCCATAATATATGTCATAGTTGgtcatttcacacagattaagaaaatgtaataaatgaaagagagagaatagtGTTTTTACAAAACTATCCCTGTTTATTATTGGTGTATTTGAATGATCATAAATGTAAAGtgagagaataataaattaagagtattaattagagggtataataagaagataaaaattaaaattacattgGAAACTTAAagcgacacttattttgggacaaataattttatcaaatgcGACAtgcgacacttattttgggacggagggagtaacttTTATTAAGATAttgtattttcctttttttatctaTTGTAAAATTTAGTTTGatataatttagtttttattttagacattaattaataatttattataaaactaatttttgttttgatattattttatatatttatattaattttatcatctactcacaaatttaataaaatataaataatattatttttgtgttaaGTATTGTATGAGATTCAAATTCTTTATAATAGAGAAAGTTAAAAGTTTTACTTTCACCTAAACTAAATTTATGTATAAATGTCAATTTAATAGTTatgaatatattttcttttacaaacataaagttttattatatatatttatatcaccatgttatttaaattcaataaaaagtaattgattaaataattaattttatattttcattaaaatcagtgcacaattttcaaaacattctttctTCCTTTAGTTCTTAACTTGTGCCCTAGGGCACAAGTTAGTATTACTCTAttcattataaaatatataaaaatagaaataaaacagTAAAAACATGActgtaacaaaaattaaataagtaaaataaactaaataataataataaataaaattagaaaagttAGTGAAAAAATGTTTGATACCAATAAAAACAGagttaaaatactttttttttttggtgaaaaGAGTTAAAATACTTTACCAATGTATTTATTAGAATGTATTGAAGTATTATCACTCAAGAGTTGattgacaaccaaaataaattttatagttTCCTCCAAAATTGGGATGATGATtaaatgaaaagtgaaaagagtgaaaagtgattCCAAATCCAATGATTCTAATGATTTTTAGTTCACAAATCATTAATTTATTGTGTATATTAATTATAGTTTTAATGaccattaaaataataatttaaaaaattaaattaaattttatgagAATTAAAGTTACAAAAATTGAGAGGTTTGTGAAACAGACAATTCAATATATAATTTATGAAGAAATTAAATTAGAAAGTTATAATAAAGAAatagtaaatatatattttttatataatattcttttatcttattttttttgCATGAAAGATACTTTTTACAGGATATATTtagatataaattttatatttttatatcagaatttAACTATGAAAATTAtactataaaaatattataaatttataataatcatGAATATCATAATTTTTAATCTTAAATTATCTATTAATTAATTTGGGAAAAAAATTACTCCACTACAaattaatgaataaattaaaatggATTTTGAAAAAATACACACTAATGGTATTTGCTTATATTATGATTAAGATTCTATCgtaaaaaactcaaaattaatcAACAATAAATTtagtattaataattaaatatattctaaaattatatattaaatttggtgaattcttatttacccaactcaaaaagttgggtaaagttaccttccatgtaaaatattttggaaacaacaaataattagagtattttataattaattaaatgtgttaaaattaaatggaatCTTGTGATTGGTGGAAGGTATATTGCCCAACTTTTAGTGATGGGTAGAAAAGTTGTCcccattaaatttatatttttataattatagtttttattttattatacacccttaataattataataggaatgtaaatattttataagttttattttcttaattataattGTGATTGAAATAGGAATAGAAATATGAACGGTATTATCATCTTTAATACTATTCATAACTTATAATTCAGTTAAGAGACATAAAATTATGGGTTTaatggtgatgcactgacagtgtaaaaaagttttacactgtcatccaatgagAATATATCATTCTGCCATGTCAtctcaataatttaaaaatagatacatggtcgtgattgggtgacagtgtaaaatatttttacactgtcagtgcacaaCCCCTTTTCTctaaaattagtaataataataatcataataataataataaagatattataattatatcaattttattaataattttaatttgaaaaacATGTGAGATtaacacataagtttgttttctCGGATTTTGTCtagggttgtcatgatgacaaaaatttatttttatttttttaataaaatatgaaaattaatttgACATAATTTTGTATTCATCCTAATAAGTAGTAAATAATCTATTATATACgtatttttgttttcatttacattataaatttaaatttattttattatcatatcACCTATTTTTTGAAAGATCGATGCTCTTCCTTTTATAAATTTTTGTTTATTAAGACTaacaatatataattttaatttgttgtaaaatttatttgtgaattttaatctatataaaaacaaatttggCACAAAATTATTTTTTGCCAGATTAACTTTTGCGACAACACaaatttattttagaaattaagataaaattaagatgctattaagataaaataagtacaaaatatataaaattaaaatataattacaaaCATTTAAAGTTAcgtaataacaaaaaaataaattcaaatgacTTTAAAATCAGTATAATGTCATTAATATTGTTGATCAACATATATGATCAACTCTTAGACAAAAAAAACTATAAcactattaattttataatttctacATTAAAATTCATATGAAGGTACAACTAAGAATTATAACAAAAATTACATCAATAAAAGAGAAGAGTTTTATTTGATGCACATATTAGGACTAAACTATGTATTTATTTGAACtatcatttcaaagtcttttcCAGCCGTAATGATCCAACaaaattcatcatcttctttctttCTGATTCACATAGAAAAAACTATATCAATAAATTCGGATGAAAAAACTATATCAATAAAAAGAAGAGTTTAAATATTTGTATTGGAACAATTCGGTTTCTATTATGACATGCAAACCAAGACATATatgtaaaagagaagaaaaaaactaATACAAAAAATTGAAGATCACCAAAAAGATTAGATGTACAAACGATGATAAACCAatatcttcatcctcttcttTCTGATTCACATAGAAAAAACTATATCAATACAAAGaagattttaaatatttataatggaACAATTTAGTCTCTATTATGTCATATAAACCAAGACATATatgtaaaagagaagaaaaaaactaTTACAAAAAATTGAAGATCACCAAAAAGATTAGATGTACAAAGGTTGATAAACCAATATCAGATATTTATATACATGATGATTATGCATATagatagaaaaaaaacaaataaaataataataacttattaattaaaatttatatatacaaTAAATGGGTGAATGATTATAATTAAACAAAAGGAGTTACAAAATagcaacaaaaaaataaaacagttcaaaaatttatattaaatatttatttcattaataccattttaatattAATGGCATATTTATTTGACAACTTTTTGTAAGCAAAATTTATTTGAGACTTACCtttgaaagaaatataaaattttaaaaaattgaaaagtttgGCTTAAATTGAGAAGCTTTGTAAGAATGCCACATAAGCATCAAATTATGTGAGAATGCCATGTCAAAGGTTTTGTCTAGGagtgtcatcatgacaaccttacatttatattaagtagatatttTTATTGCTATTTCTCTAATCTTATGGTTAAACTCTAATTATTGATAATTGTTAAAACCTTTCATCAATAtcgtatataatatataatcattacaaaatatgttttatgttttaagagCTCCACATCAGAGATAATATATGATAtgaacatgtgtttataagtcGAGGCAATCCTCACTTTACAAATCGGTTTTGTAGGATTGAGTTATGCTCAACCACATTTCTTGACATGATATCAGAACCCGATTTTCTGCTATCAGGTCACTCACGACCTGAGCGTGAGGTGTGTGTTAAGAGTCCAACATCAAACAATATATGAGATGATCATATTTTTATAAGTAGGAACAATTCTCACCTTACAAACAAATTTTATAAGATTGAGTTACACTCAATCACATTTCTTggcaaaataaaaaatttaacaataatacTTGACTTTTATTTATGATATAATAGGACTACAGACAGGTTCCCAGTAATAGTTTACTTCCTAATATAATTTGAATTTGTTGTATTGGAAGCCGGATCAAGTTCTAATATTGTAGGAGCATTAATAGAGCGATAGAAAGGGTACACATCATATCTGATGTAACATCCGGAAGTTTTAGAATCCCCTGTCATTACATAGTTACTATCCCTATTACAATTCCGAAGTACCTGTGTTATGGATTCATTCAGACATTTCCTGCAATCTTGTGGTGACAGATCAGGTGTGCACTGAGCTTGAAAATAAAGATTCTGTAATCCAGATACGATAACATCCTTTGTAGCATACCtcttgatgccaattgaaaaatTGGCTGCTTTATCTGCCACTTCATTCAAAGTTTCAGAAACTAAACGCTTAGATATAGTCTGGTTAGACACATCGACAGCGGAGCAGGAGCTAGAAGATGAACTAAATAAGTCAAGAGTGGAGAAGAAATATTTGTCGGAATATCGCACCATGCACATGTCGTACCAAATCACCATATCTTTGCATAGGGAGCAACCACTTTCCCAATCATTGTAACTGGTCACGTTTGTGACGCACTGGCTACAAAGATGAGCAGGGACATCACCCTTGCACATAAACAAACCATAGACTGTGTTGGAGGAGTTGTTTATGTCTGTCACTGTAGCGTTGTGGAATTCTTTGTTGGCAGTAGCGTTGGATGATAAATATGACAAAAGGGTCTTGAGATTTATTTGAAAGATACTGGTTGGAGTGGTTTCATGGATGTTTGAATAAGAAGACCATcgaaaattgttgttgttgttgttgtttgcttgAATGGTTATGAAATTGATGAAGCAAACAAGGATAAAGAGAAAGATGGTCTTTGATGGCATTACCATGATGGATGTATCAATGCTACGTTTTGTTGTTctctatttatttaaatttgaaggaaaatttcTTGGCCTAATATTGAATAGTAGAGCAGCACAAGTCAATCAATCCCCACGTCATTAAATGTACAAAGAAATTCATGTAGTAATTACTAGTTACTAGTAGTACTTTTCAAATTTTGAAATTGTCAGagatgtcaaaaaaataaagatagatAGATAGCATTAACTTATATTGGAATCATATAGCTCTCATAGATAAGATACATACTAGTATATGAGTAATGGTTGAAGACTTTAGAGTCATTAACTGGGCCAACACTACCCGCAAAAAGGATTTGTGATTCTAAATATTGATATTAAatcaaattgttttttatttcaatGGCGTCGGATGTTTCCTTGAATTTGCGTATATTATGCGCATATGAACGAACTTTCTTGTAGAACTATCGTTGATTAGTATCTAAATTAATTTCGATACACTATCTGTCAACTAGATATAATGATATTAATATCTAAATGTTTATAAGGAGTGTACCAAAAAGCAAATTTATAAGGAAGAAATGTATAACAACAAAAAAGACAATTTTTAATGAAGTCCATGTTAAGAAAATAAAGTAATTCAAGTTGGTGTGTAACCGGTCACCATCCTTTCAGCAGCGCTCAAAATCAAATAAACGTAAAGCGTAACCCATGATTACATGTATAGGAAGTTTAGGAAGTGATTATACAAGAGATTTAGTAACTGATTATACAAGATTACATGTATAGGAAGTTTGTTGTTCTCATTAGTTGATTAACTATATTGTTTTATACgatggggacaacttctctactcatcacaaaaagatgggtagtATACCTTTAGCCAATTACATATATAACACCATTTAACtttttcatatttaattatttattaaatagtagATTTGTTTGTTGTTCCCAATATATTTTACACtagaggtaaccttacccaactttttgagtttggtaaataagaattcaccttataCGATTATTTAAGTAGCCACGTTGTGTCATTAATGAAGTAACAACATATCTTTCGCcctaattctttttatttttctcattttctCCATCTCTATTCATCATTATCTCGTGGTTGGGTTTCCCCCCAATATTTGGCATCAAGAGCCAGTTTCTTTGATTGAACACTTAGTGTGCGAAAATAGTTTTGATCTCCAATGAACGTATCCCTGCAAATATTTAAATTCTCGATGCGAAGAATTATGACAAGTGGTGCAAACAGATGAAAATGTTGTTTGGTTATCAAGATGTTTTTGAAGTGATCAAAAATGGTGTTAATCTCCTTGTAGAAGGTGCAACAGTTGCACAAAAAACTACGCACAAGGATGAGAAGACGAAAGATATTTCAAAGATTTGTATCTTATTCATCAATGTGTTGACGCTgataattttgagaaggttggCGGTTGTATATCCTCAAAGGAAGTTTGAGAAATCTTAGAGAAAAGTTTTGCAGGAGTTGTTAAGGCATAGGTGGCATGGTTACAAACTTACAAAGGGCAGTTGGAGTTAATTCAAATTGAGGATAAGGAAACCATTAGTGAATTTACTACAAAAATCACAACATTGGTGAATCAAGTAAAAACGTGTGGAAAGACAATCACCAAGCAATATATGGTTTGGTAAAATCTTGAAATTGACATCAAGATTCAATAACATAGTGGTTGCTATTGAAGAGTCGAAGAATCTTTCAACCATAAACATACAAGAGTTACAAAGTTCTCTTAAGGCTCATGAGTAGAGAATTGAGGAGAGGAATGTTGACAAAGCAAAGTCTGAAGTTTCTTTGCAAGCTCGTTTTGTTGGAATGGACAAGAAGGTGAAAGGAAAGTGGTCCATGGATAGAGGTAGATGAAACTATCACAATAATGGTGGGAGAGACTCCCACAATTCCAACAATTAAATATTCCAAAAGGGTGAAAGCAGCTGCAACAAAGGTTGTGGATCAAGTAATTAAAAAAGTGACATCAATAGATGAAAAGGGGAGATGGAGAAATGACTAGAGCAACGTCCAATGTTGTAATTGTCAAAATCTtggaaaataaaattgtaaaatgcAACCAAAACAGAGTACGATTTCTTGAAAATGTGATGGTGACTACGCGAGAAGATGCATAATGCAACGatcaatgtaacaccccattaattcttgtttattaatttaattatttttattaattaaattattagaattaataatttgtgggaattatttggaaaaaaatgatgaaatatggcTTTGGGCTTTGTGTGTTAGTTAGCagaagggggggtgttaactaagcaagcctattgagaatattttatttttcataaaataaaggaaaattgggaaaagagaaggcAGAAGCAgaggagacagactctgagaaaggaagaacacgtgaaagagagaagagccaaggAGAAggagaccttcgaagattcgactctgaggtaaggggggattcttcaggttagtgatccttatgcgattgtaggtagtaggattgattaggattgttttttagttcaatcgtacgtgtcaggtttgggaattttgttaggttttgatgaactcatatgaattacatgattctgttaatactcatgatatatgctgttaatacttgtataaaacttgtctgaaatatgtgatgatgtgaagattgatggtatttgtgtgctatgttcgtatgtacctgaaattggggaaatgggatagggtaaatgctgtcaaaatggtgaatttggctgtgcaggtacgtaggaaccggttcccatgtgggacgaaccggttcccccttataaaaacagaggcgtgtggattctgggttgctgggaaccggttcccaggtagggacaacccggttccccatagtaaaaaatcagaggcgtgttttgggaagcagccaggaatcggttcccacgtagggacgaa encodes:
- the LOC131648429 gene encoding putative cysteine-rich receptor-like protein kinase 20, whose product is MVMPSKTIFLFILVCFINFITIQANNNNNNNFRWSSYSNIHETTPTSIFQINLKTLLSYLSSNATANKEFHNATVTDINNSSNTVYGLFMCKGDVPAHLCSQCVTNVTSYNDWESGCSLCKDMVIWYDMCMVRYSDKYFFSTLDLFSSSSSSCSAVDVSNQTISKRLVSETLNEVADKAANFSIGIKRYATKDVIVSGLQNLYFQAQCTPDLSPQDCRKCLNESITQVLRNCNRDSNYVMTGDSKTSGCYIRYDVYPFYRSINAPTILELDPASNTTNSNYIRK